From a single Bos indicus isolate NIAB-ARS_2022 breed Sahiwal x Tharparkar chromosome 11, NIAB-ARS_B.indTharparkar_mat_pri_1.0, whole genome shotgun sequence genomic region:
- the LOC139185969 gene encoding collagen alpha-1(I) chain-like, giving the protein MKRYPTSKRSPIRACSDDLPGLHTAPGSRLLGTLSGGPGPFSGSQTFGASDHRACAGLKPRIGPPPCSPTAFPVVSRGEGLGCGPHNFRARKGNRRLQAAPAKTQQGLRRTQSLTRQRPSESSSPAAQPWCGPGPPGVQDVGLGEPSLGIAVPLGGSGAQPSAALFRVSASKDTARARHASLTVQEGAGRVQARRRGPGAPANEPCEPILGRSGQAPEPGAWGPRRETKAPNGDPGVWPTSHRHSGAADPFSARSEAPRMEDREEMLVDQSERNPPFKAAAPGRFTKTCRSNLQQEQACSGLRSTMVIATSGAGLWSSAPYSPAESQPLGRSPKERNALKAAARGARQPVRVSPGRVAGRRQLRRTPEPARGLCLGGGSPLGTARRGVAERPRRQTRAGGERKAAAERPSPGDCRAAGQPEQGRFCRGLGCVNCELKQRKENRKQRPFNTKAQRGNSSVAGLQRAVRTAEIKKHLRNSSAAEPGAPGDSFHPALSVTPSPGASRSGPLLERGPGARKSEPWAPRPISDVPRAPLLPVLLSGFPQRPEGQGRSRGGERAGMRGPAGGRVRGEGAVSPRGAEPGRSEALSPAEGPLRRRRGHRFLHISGLRGIGTVSGARDSPALSSPPPGFSGRTRLPGSSGGQGPGAPAGTGPQIPPSTGPSVRVACPAGAASRSGRPSGSPSWGDAAAGGAVGRGHGAAWAPDSAGRPVCSPRAGGHQARRLGRLPAERRGGPETTTWGQLHTLSHASRGSQTLRGMAWVPVLSSDLGEEAVGSGETLDVE; this is encoded by the exons atgaagagataccccacgtccaag CGTTCTCCCATCCGCGCGTGTTCAGACGACCTTCCAGGACTACACACCGCGCCAGGCTCGCGTCTCCTTGGTACCCTCAGCGGAGGGCCCGGGCCGTTTTCTGGATCTCAAACATTTGGCGCCTCTGACCACCGAGCCTGTGCAGGACTAAAGCCGCGCATTGGGCCACCTCCTTGCTCGCCCACCGCGTTCCCTGTTGTCAGCCGTGGCGAGGGACTCGGGTGTGGTCCACACAACTTTCGAGCCCGTAAGGGGAACAGAAGACTACAGGCGGCCCCCGCGAAGACGCAGCAGGGCCTCCGACGAACGCAGAGCTTGACACGACAGCGGCCGTCGGAGAGCAGCTCCCCCGCCGCCCAGCCCTGGTGCGGACCTGGGCCCCCAGGCGTTCAGGACGTGGGGTTGGGAGAGCCCAGCCTGGGGATCGCGGTGCCGCTGGGAGGGTCGGGCGCGCAGCCCAGCGCCGCCTTGTTCCGCGTGTCCG CTTCTAAAGACACGGCCCGTGCTCGCCACGCAAGCCTGACCGTTCAAGAGGGAGCAGGACGCGTCCAGGCCCGGAGACGGGGCCCAGGCGCGCCCGCCAACGAGCCCTGCGAGCCCATACTCGGCCGGTCTGGCCAAGCACCAGAGCCTGGAGCGTGGGGACCCCGGAGGGAGACGAAGGCCCCTAACGGTGATCCAGGAGTTTGGCCCACGAGCCACAGGCACTCCGGCGCTGCAGACCCTTTCTCTGCTCGCTCCGAGGCCCCGCGGATGGAAGACCGCGAGGAGATGCTGGTCGACCAGAGCGAGCGCAACCCACCTTTCAAGGCCGCAGCGCCAGGCCGCTTCACGAAAACCTGCAGATCCAATCTTCAGCAGGAGCAGGCATGCTCAGGTCTCCGCAGCACCATGGTTATTGCCACCAGTGGTGCCGGCCTCTGGAGCTCTGCGCCGTATTCTCCGGCTGAGTCTCAGCCCTTAGGAAGGTCGCCGAAGGAAAGGAACGCTCTGAAAGCGGCCGCCAGGGGCGCCCGACAACCGGTTCGAGTGTCCCCGGGACGAGTCGCCGGCAGGCGGCAGCTGCGCCGAACGCCCGAGCCCGCCCGGGGCCTCTGCCTCGGAGGGGGCTCCCCGCTCGGGACAGCGCGACGCGGCGTCGCGGAGCGGCCCAGGCGGCAGACGAGGGCGGGCGGAGAGCGGAAGGCCGCGGCGGAGAGGCCCTCCCCGGGAGACTGCAGGGCCGCAGGCCAACCTGAGCAAGGGAGATTCTGCAGGGGGCTGGGCTGTGTGAACTGTGAGCTGAAACAgcgaaaggaaaacagaaagcaa CGTCCATTCAACACAAAAGCACAGCGTGGTAACAGCAGCGTGGCAGGACTGCAGAGGGCGGTTCGGACCGCTGAGATCAAGAAGCACTTGAGAAACAGCAGCGCTGCTGAGCCCGGAGCCCCGGGAGACTCCTTCCACCCCGCCCTGTCGGTGACCCCCAGCCCCGGAGCTTCCCGCTCGGGTCCTCTTCTGGAGAGGGGCCCGGGCGCCCGCAAGTCTGAGCCTTGGGCCCCGCGACCGATCTCCGATGTGCCGCGCGCGCCCCTTCTCCCGGTCCTCCTCTCCGGGTTCCCGCAGCGGCCGGAGGGCCAGGGTCGGTCCCGGGGCGGCGAGCGGGCAGGGATGCGCGGCCCCGCCGGTGGCCGCGTGCGGGGAGAGGGCGCAGTTTCTCCCCGCGGGGCCGAGCCCGGTCGGTCGGAAGCCCTTAGCCCGGCGGAGGGGCCGCTGCGCCGCCGGCGGGGTCACCGGTTCCTCCACATCTCCGGCCTACGGGGTATCGGAACCGTCTCCGGGGCCCGGGACAGCCCCGCTCTCTCCTCGCCGCCTCCCGGCTTCTCGGGGCGCACCCGGCTCCCGGGTTCCAGCGGCGGCCAGGGGCCCGGAGCTCCTGCGGGGACTGGACCCCAGATCCCGCCCAGCACCGGGCCCTCCGTGCGCGTCGCCTGCCCCGCGGGCGCGGCTTCCCGGAGTGGCCGGCCGAGCGGCAGCCCCAGCTGGGGAGATGCAGCCGCTGGAGGCGCCGTCGGACGGGGACACGGGGCCGCCTGGGCTCCTGACTCCGCCGGCCGCCCCGTCTGCAGCCCGAGGGCCGGGGGACACCAAGCGAGGCGGCTTGGCCGTCTGCCCGCGGAGCGCAGGGGCGGCCCCGAAACTACGACTTGGGGCCAACTGCAT